In one Culex quinquefasciatus strain JHB chromosome 2, VPISU_Cqui_1.0_pri_paternal, whole genome shotgun sequence genomic region, the following are encoded:
- the LOC6033588 gene encoding MORN repeat-containing protein 3, whose amino-acid sequence MSPRKIRSFFTTATHYQGEVDCRNRRSGIGQQVQRNGLLYEGSWRDGLRHGHGIVYRKEPGTTDLYVKIYVGAWEGGRKHGFGVKYYKRGKYVGFWRRDQRSGRGFMWFDSGNFYMGHWLGDRFDGLGTLLEGGTGNLYQGEFRGGQKHGEGLYVHSRTGQIQRGFWTEGVFRTGTLEDCNRNQVLWPTVYPIPEIKLANFPEIFEEWMYQFSKALQN is encoded by the exons ATGTCACCGCGCAAAATCCGTTCCTTCTTCACGACCGCCACTCACTACCAGGGCGAGGTGGACTGCCGGAACCGTCGGTCCGGCATCGGCCAACAGGTCCAGCGGAACGGCCTGCTGTACGAGGGCAGCTGGCGGGACGGTTTGAG GCATGGTCACGGAATTGTGTACCGGAAGGAGCCCGGGACGACGGATTTGTACGTCAAGATTTACGTGGGCGCGTGGGAGGGCGGTCGGAAGCACGGATTTGGCGTGAAATACTACAAGCGTGGAAAGTACGTTGGTTTTTGGCGCCGGGATCAACGCAGCGGACGTGGATTTATGTGGTTTGACAGCGGAAACTTTTACATGGGCCACTGGCTGGGTGATCGGTTCGATGGGTTGGGGACACTGCTGGAAGGGGGGACGGGGAATTTGTACCAAGGGGAGTTCCGAGGGGGACAGAAACATGGCGAAGGACTGTACGTGCATAGCCGGACGGGGCAGATTCAGCGGGGATTTTGGACGGAAGGGGTGTTCCGGACGGGGACGCTGGAGGACTGTAACCGGAATCAGGTGTTGTGGCCGACCGTTTATCCGATTCcggag ATCAAATTGGCAAATTTCCCTGAAATCTTCGAAGAGTGGATGTATCAATTCTCAAAGGCACTCCAAAATTGA